In Haliaeetus albicilla chromosome 18, bHalAlb1.1, whole genome shotgun sequence, the DNA window TGACTGGTGACTATCAGAATGGAAGATATATACCTGTTAGCACTAGTAAGAGATTTTTAAGCCTTTATATCTCCCATTCTCCAAGGCACTAAGAGTTCACATACTGAAGAGCTCACAATTTGCCAGAGACTGTTTTGTACCTTGTAGCAATAATATGCACAACTTTTGTTTATACTGGAACATTAATGGTTGCAAATACAGGCAATATAGCAAATTTATGACTTCTCAACAATAAAACATAGAATTAAGTCAGATTCATGAAACAGGATGTGTGTTTAATGAATACAGAAACTGGTGCCCAATGAGGTGTATGTACTTTTTATCGTGCTAGTATTCTGAAAGGTGAAACTTAAGTTTCATCATATTTTATAGCAAAAACAGTTTCGTTGGATTTGTGGAGTGCAGCAATGCAGTTTTTTTGAGAAGCATGTTTTTTCACTAAAAATCAGAGTTCTGTTAAAATGCGGTCTCTACCACAGTATTTAGAGCTAGTTACTGTTTAATGTACCTTTGCACTGCTCAGCTCTTTCCTCCATTTGATCTCAAAGCAGTTACACTGATTAAAACCATCAAGTCTTCATTGCCTGCCGTGATACGGTTTGAGCCATAGGCtctggaaagcagcagtagttgaaaataaatgaagtgtAATTCCTGATGGTATAAGATTAGTATACAAGATTATACCCAACTgaaacaacagagaaaactTAGGGAGGCAGAAAGTTACTAGAAAGAATTCTGGCTTAATTTTGCAGGGCTTTATCACTGACTTTTAATGCTAGGAAAATTATCATACAATCTTGTGGTGCTTTGATGAGGATTCTGTCATAATCTTGTATTACATTAGAAAAAGTCTTCCAACACAACAATGCTGTGTGATACCATTTTCAATCATTGGACCTGTACCACAAAATATAGAGTGATATCATATCAATTTCATAGTGGATAGGTTGTTCTTAGCACCTCCTATGCAATACTGACCCTGACCTGAGCTTATTTAGCTTGTCATGCAAAAGCAGTATGCTTTGAGGTAATGTTACACACTAGGTCAGTTTCAAGAAAATACTGCTTCATAGGCACTGTGGATATGCGATGTGCATGTGGAATTTTTGGTGTAACACCTTACAGTTGTGGATATTTGTAGTCTAAAACTACGCTTTGTCCTATCATCATAATGCACTTTCAGctcttgatttttattcttttgttatgtgacttttttaattaaagataatttttttgttacctGATGTTTGGCTACAATGTGAAAaagtaggatttttttatgGAAAGTCAGAACTTTACTAATGGTCAAACCTGGAATTACAGGTAACCTATTGATTTACAGGTTACCATCTaacaaagatttcttttctctttgcagtgttGCCTATGGAAGTACTAATGTACATTTTCCGATGGGTGGTTTCAAGTGACTTGGACCTAAGATCATTAGAGCAATTATCTCTTGTTTGTCGAGGATTTTACATCTGCGCCAGGTATTGTAGATGTTATTTAGAGTGAAGCTTCTCTCTGCTCTAAAGAATCAAAAAGAGCTTTTTTACGCTCCAGCATATGTAAACAGTATGTAGAGGTGGATAATAAATCCATAGAGCAAAATTGCCTGTGTTGGAAAGgtgggtttggtgggggtttttttgcttttaggcTGCTAAATCGTACATGTAGGACTAtgtcctgctttttcttcccacagCAATTTTCATGTTATGCTCCTCGCAGTGCTAATCAGCTTTTGAATACACCACTAAATGGTATGTTAGGTAGATGACttctctgtaataaaaaatgttgctgaaaGTCTTACTTGCCCTACCTTCTTTGAAAGTCACAAGTTTCAAGGTCTCCAAAACAATGTCTGTTGTGTTGTCATCCTCGTATGGCCACACAGAGAAGTACCAGGCTGCTGCAATGTTGTTGGTCTGTACTTGGCTGAAAATGGCATTGTGTTCTTGAATTTCACTGGGAGGAAGAAGTGGCTTTCAAATGCTCCAGGCTTAAGTAAATTAGTCaatgattttaaattatgaGCTGTTGTTGAGCTGTTGTTGTTCAAGAAAGTTTCTTTCAGTTGCATCCAAACTCAATAACGGAGTTTGTTACTTTGATACATAAAAGCTAAACAAGGTTTGCAGGAAAGTTatgggatttgtttttttctcattttcactaGAGATCCTGAAATCTGGCATCAAGTCTGTTTGAAAATatggggcaggagctgcaaTAAACTTGTTCCATATGCTTCTTGGAGGGAAATGTTTTTGGAAAGGCCTCGCGTTCGATTTGATGGTAAAGTGTATTTTGGAaatagttttgggtttttttactgcatGTAACCATGACAGAAGCCAGCAGGTGGGTTTGATGTTTATAACGTTGTTTATAACAATCTGAATTTGTTTGGACTTTTAATCTGTAGAGTATCTgtaaagagaagggaagggtgcAAGGggtgaaaataaaaactttaatgTATTTAAGTAACAAAAGTAAACTCAAAAGTTTTAGATTACTggttttttaatcttaaatattttatgtatttaattttttgttcatATATTCCTTTCCTGTAGGTGTATATATCAGCAAGACAAAATACATACGTCAAGGAGAACAATCTCTTGATGGTTTCTATAGAGCGTGGCACCAAGTGGAATATTACAGGTAGAACTGTAGTACAATGAGTGAGTGAAATGTTTCTCTCTCCTAAATTCTTTAAATCCAGCCTTTGATATCACAAACATTAATCATTCTGTAAAACTCAGTGAAACTACTACAGTGTGTAAAGCTATGTATATTTTTTGAGAATAGGTGTTAAGAAATAGGATTTATTATAATTACAGGTGGGCTTAGATACACATTTCATCCTCAGTTACACCATTTCATGTGGATGAAACTTAAACAGTAACAACAGTAATACTTGTCCAcagatttcttttcccaaatCACTTTTGCTTTACATTTCTGATAGAATAATTGCTTTCAGCAAAGGGCAAACAAGTGATTATACAAGAATTGTCTTTTAACTTATTTGTAACCAATTGTAAATAATAAAGAGGCTGGGCTTTCTCAACTTGCTGTAAATACCTTGCCATTTGTTTCCTCAgcctgtttttctgctgttcctCATCTTGCTGTTCGCAGCATTTATTGTTCTATTCTGTTGTCCCTTCTGAGGCTGGAAACTGTTACTAGAAATCATTGAATCTCATAGCTCTTTCTATAGTCTCACAAACATCAGCACAGTATCTGAGTACTATAAAAATTGATCAGATCCCAGAACCTGAACACATCCATATGACATTGTCCATTCTGTACTGATACTGTAATTaagatttttgttgcatttgtcTCAATCGATGCTGGGAATGGAGAAACTTACTTGAGGTCAGTTTTGATTCCACGGTAACCTTCTTGCTTTGATTAGAGGTGGCAAAACTCCTGCTCTCTTTCATAACTCTTCATAACTTGATCTTTTAATCTTCAAAACTTTTGatttctaatcttttttttctgttatatcATGTgtgaagaaatgtgttttcaaatCCTATTACCTATCAAGTTCTATATCCTTCTGGGAAACAtcctgtgatttaaaaaaaaacaccaacaaaaaccacacaacaGAAAAAGGTTATGTTTTCTAGGTTTGTATTGTGTAATTATATTTTTGCAGGTATTTGAGATTCTTTCCAGATGGTCAAGTTATGATGCTAACAACTCCTGAAGATCCTCAATCTATAGTTCCTCGCTTACGGACTAAAAATACAAGGttgttgaaatgaaatatttggcTTTACAGTTTTCATCTTGGTTTTACCTGCCAATTTCTATTTACTTTTGTCTCGTATTCTATATCCTGGCTTAGCAAAATGAGTAAAATTACAATGTTATTTATATTGTGTTATAGATGTTTATAGTTCTCTTCTGAGAACTTCAAAAAATTTTGGTCTTTATGCAAAGATATCTTTCATTTTAAGGTCCTGATATTGTAATTAGATCTCCTTTGCGGGTTATGTGATTTTAAACTTATAAAGGAAGTTGATGGAAGAATACATGCTATTAGCTTGGTGGGTTTAGAATCCTTTTAAAGATACTATTTTGTTACTGACTGCCTTCTCACACTTCCTTGACTGTTTGAAGGAAAGTGAAGATTTTGGTGGGATGTGACTGAATTATTGCTTGATTTCTTCTTGGTGTTTGTACagacttgttaaaaaaatagaaaatgattTGTGACTTCAGAACAGGTGTAAGCTGTTCACCAGAAGTCTGAAAGTATTTAGCAGTAGGCTAGGTAGGACTGAGTAACTTATGTTTACTGCCCTGTCTGGGAAACTTAAAAGCAGccttccaaaatgttttcatcatTCTGTATCATCAGTTAGCCTGGTACTTTactaaatggaaataaataaatggttTCCTTGGTTATGATAAGCAGTCAGTCTTCTTTTCATTGCTGATAAGTACATCAGTCTTTTGAGacagagaatatttttatgTCCTTGACACTGTCCTCCTGTTAACCTTCCAGAACGGATGCAATCTTGCTTGGCCATTATCGCCTTTCCCAGGAAACAGACAATCAAACCAAAGTATTTGCTgtaataatgaagaaaaaggaagaggtaGGTAGCAAAATAGAATAGAGGAAAAACAGTGTAAAGAGTGggctttttaatgtttttcctcAGACTGAGTATTTTAAGGCACCTGAAGATTTGCATTACACCAGAGGATTAAAaaactaatttcattttttaactggtttaaaaatacaatataaataGGCATGATGATTtatcttacctttttttccccaaatctgtAATAATCTTTTTAAGACAGATAAATATCTGGTTCACATTTGAGCAACAGTTCTGCCCCTTAAGCTTAATTGCCATGTGTGGTGCTATTAGGTAGTTTGTTAACCTTGTTAACaaacagaagggaaggaagaagaggtaATTTTCTGAGATTAGTTTTGACTGTGTGCAGTTATGTTCCACAGCATTAAATAGAACAAAATAAGCAGTATTCATTAATTGAACTCTGAAAGATTTGGTCAACTTACTTACATCACAAAATTTTCTGATTAACAAAGTGTCTGTCAAGTGAAACTTGTGAAGAGTTGGAAGTGTTACATTATTTTACAGTGAGTTTGCATAGTTTGGGTGGTGTCCTCCATGCTTATCTTACTTTCTGTGAAAACTTCTTCCATAATTAACATCTAAATTGATGTATTTTCAAGGAATACCAGTAGTTGCTTTTAAGTATGAGAGTTTAACAGTCTGTCATCACAGTTACCTAGGCCTCAGGATAAATAGTTACACAATGTGTTCTTTGTAGGTCATGaaacttcttttctctttgtacAGAAACCAATGGACTACCACAAGTACAGGTATTTCCTCCGTGTTCCTGCACAAGAAACAGATCACAGTTTTCATGTAGGACTACAGTTGTGCTCCAGTGGGCGCCAGAGGTTCAACAAACTTGTCTGGATACATCATTCTTGTCACATAACTTACAAGTAAGTAAATGGAGAATAAGATCAAAGAAGGATAGTTAACTATAGAAACACGAGTGACGTTAATTTGTCCAGTACTAAGTACAGAAGATGTAAAGACTGTGAGACTTATGAGGCCTTAACAAAATGTCCTGAAAACAGTAACTGGTCCTGATTTGATAGATTTTAATGAACTTTTACTTAAAGAAATCCCAAGATTTTAGTAACTATTTATAATGGTATGGGAGGTTTCCTAAGTAGTAGAACTGCAGTATTTTAGCCATTTAAAGGATTTATGCACGGTGTTTGAATGATTTCAGAACTGAATCGGAGTTGAATGACTTTGTGTGGTGCTAGTAAAGAGGTGTGGAAAACATATATTCATTAAGGTATATTTCTTTTCCGCTACGGATGTGCAAGCTAGAAATGTCTGCACCCATCATGTGAGAAATGTAATGCTTACAAACTATATAAGCCAGCAGTGCAAAATACAGGCATGCGACCAGCTGTTCTGACTACTAACCAAGCAAGAGCCATGGCCACTGTTCTTGCACCTGACACTCTAAATTACTGGCAAGTTGGCTGTTCAGATGTTTGGTGTTGGCATATAAGCTGGATTTAGGCCTTGTCTTCCAGTCATCTTAATCTCTATATTCAGTGTTTTTATAGGGACATAGCTCAGCTATTGAGCTGTAAGTATATAAAATAGGAAGTAAACTACTGGTGGTTGGGAGTATAGGTAACTTccataaacagaaaaatcacttttataaaaactattttcataCCCAATTTATGAAGAAGTGGCAGTATCACAGACATTCTTTTCAGCATGAAGTTTCGGTACTGCTCAGGTTCTGCTCTACCTCTCAGTATGGTGGTATCCTTTTGAaactagaataaaaataagtataaaACACAGCTAGGAGAACATATGCATTTTGTTACTGATGTTCAGAAATACttgggtttcttctttttaacattttgtaaacaAGTTTTTGCTGTCACTCTGTGTTCTGAATTCAGGGTTCTAAGTGAAACAAATGAAAGGGGATTTCTTACTTCAATATTGATACGGTGACTTGAGTGACATCCTGTGCTGTTACAAGTCTTGGAGCTAAGAAGAAGAATGAAAGGGGAAAGTGTTTCTTTGATATTAAAACAGAATTGTATTCTATGTAGTGTGACTCAGCCAACATTCAGATGCCTTCAGAACGAGGCAGTA includes these proteins:
- the FBXO9 gene encoding F-box only protein 9, whose amino-acid sequence is MAEAEEDCHSDLVRTDDNERAGDANLQAELQMFRAQWMFELAPGMSSSGLEPLPCRASSRGPGVKSVDARGKQEIAKEEKAKELFLKAVEEEQNGALYEAIKFYRLAMQLVPDIEFKITYTRSPDGDGVGKRCVEDNKEDDKMADLLSDFQQQLTLQESSVKLCQPEVDVSQTHISVLPMEVLMYIFRWVVSSDLDLRSLEQLSLVCRGFYICARDPEIWHQVCLKIWGRSCNKLVPYASWREMFLERPRVRFDGVYISKTKYIRQGEQSLDGFYRAWHQVEYYRYLRFFPDGQVMMLTTPEDPQSIVPRLRTKNTRTDAILLGHYRLSQETDNQTKVFAVIMKKKEEKPMDYHKYRYFLRVPAQETDHSFHVGLQLCSSGRQRFNKLVWIHHSCHITYKSTGETAVTTFDIDKMYTPLFFARVKSFTAFSEKPL